From the genome of Primulina eburnea isolate SZY01 chromosome 12, ASM2296580v1, whole genome shotgun sequence, one region includes:
- the LOC140808305 gene encoding cytochrome P450 CYP749A22-like, which translates to MYISVLEEEQHQVTSLLSNKLNFRIEAMITLLSIFLSSLLPTILLVIIYKLWWIPFRIQQELESQGIKGPSYKFIYGNTKEIIQMKKQTSSTPMDLSHDVFPRLQPHLYCWSKIYGDVFYFWMGTKPFVVVTEQHMVKEILSNKEGKYSKLKIEGYLQKLLGGGIVVAEGEKWSKLRRLANHAFHGECLKDMVPAMISSARNMMDRWRNYEGKEIEVCEQFRLLTSEVISRTAFGSSYLEGIMIFKTLTKLCNLISRNAFKIRFYGSKKLIQTEDDIEADRIEKQLHDSILEIVKKREAEVSKGQVNGFGNDFLGSLLKVHHDKDPKNQVSVDEIIDECKIFYFAGQETTYSLLCWSILLLGIHTDWQEKARKEVIDLFGQENPNSEGIAKLKNVTMIIYETMRLYSPVTTITRRIERKTRSGKYQLPANVNLLIPPQALHRNPETWGHDAHVFKPERFSEGLAKSTNGNSLAFLPFGSGPRMCVGMNFTHNEAKIALSTILQRYKFTISPNYIHSPHIVLTTQPQHGVKILLQQL; encoded by the exons atgtatatttcTGTTCTTGAAGAAGAACAGCATCAAGTCACTTCCCTTCTTTCAAACAAATTGAATTTCCGGATTGAAGCCATGATTACCCTTTTGTCGATCTTTCTATCATCCCTTTTACCGACAATCCTTTTAGTTATCATATACAAGTTATGGTGGATCCCGTTTCGTATTCAACAAGAACTTGAATCCCAAGGAATCAAAGGTCCATCATACAAGTTCATATATGGAAACACGAAAGAAATCATCCAAATGAAGAAGCAAACAAGTAGCACACCCATGGATTTGTCACACGACGTATTTCCAAGATTGCAGCCTCACTTGTATTGCTGGTCCAAGATTTACG GTGATGTTTTCTATTTCTGGATGGGAACTAAACCTTTTGTTGTGGTTACGGAACAGCACATGGTTAAAGAAATACTAAGTAATAAAGAAGGCAAGTATTCGAAACTTAAGATTGAAGGGTACTTGCAGAAACTATTGGGAGGGGGGATTGTTGTGGCAGAAGGTGAAAAATGGTCAAAGCTTAGGAGATTGGCTAATCACGCTTTTCATGGAGAGTGCTTGAAG GATATGGTTCCAGCAATGATCTCTAGTGCTAGAAACATGATGGATAGGTGGAGGAATTACGAAGGAAAAGAGATCGAAGTGTGCGAGCAATTCAGGCTTCTAACCTCAGAAGTGATCTCCAGGACAGCTTTCGGAAGCAGTTACTTGGAAGGGATAATGATATTCAAAACCCTCACAAAGTTGTGTAACTTGATCTCCAGAAACGCGTTTAAGATAAGATTTTACGGCTCTAA AAAGCTTATTCAGACTGAAGATGACATTGAAGCTGACCGAATCGAGAAACAGCTCCATGATTCTATCCTGGAAATTGTAAAGAAACGAGAAGCCGAAGTTAGTAAAGGGCAAGTTAATGGTTTTGGAAATGATTTTTTGGGATCACTCCTGAAAGTTCACCATGACAAGGATCCAAAAAACCAAGTGTCGGTCGATGAAATCATCGATGAATGCAAGATCTTCTATTTCGCTGGACAAGAAACTACTTACAGCTTACTATGTTGGAGCATTCTCCTACTTGGGATTCACACGGATTGGCAAGAAAAAGCAAGAAAAGAAGTGATTGATCTGTTCGGCCAAGAAAATCCCAACTCAGAAGGCATCGCTAAATTGAAGAAT GTAACCATGATCATCTATGAAACTATGAGGCTATACAGTCCTGTGACTACTATTACAAGAAGAATAGAAAGAAAAACTAGATCAGGGAAATATCAGTTACCAGCAAACGTCAACCTGTTGATTCCTCCTCAAGCATTGCATCGAAATCCTGAAACATGGGGACATGATGCCCATGTGTTTAAACCAGAAAGATTTTCCGAAGGATTGGCGAAATCAACAAATGGCAATTCCTTGGCGTTCCTGCCCTTTGGTTCTGGACCTCGAATGTGTGTTGGAATGAACTTTACGCATAATGAAGCTAAGATTGCGCTATCAACGATCCTTCAACGGTACAAGTTCACTATATCACCAAACTACATTCACTCACCACATATAGTTCTCACCACGCAGCCTCAACATGGAGTAAAAATCTTGCTGCAGCAGCTGTAA